From a region of the Posidoniimonas corsicana genome:
- a CDS encoding DMP19 family protein, which translates to MNWYDVCDKWSSEGYDSLSAPQQVWVNTRGFIDAVDNGGLVSFFYNSQADRYEDTVFALADLEAAEALDVLETFGAFFGDEVPDDMVERNEIINSWASDSPQSRACESVDTILRPYIEPLEQKLEAYVIEQGFDPEY; encoded by the coding sequence ATGAATTGGTACGACGTGTGTGACAAGTGGTCGAGCGAAGGCTACGATTCCCTCTCGGCCCCTCAGCAAGTCTGGGTAAATACTCGCGGGTTCATCGACGCAGTGGACAATGGTGGGCTGGTGAGCTTCTTTTACAACTCACAAGCAGACCGCTACGAAGACACCGTTTTTGCCTTAGCAGATCTGGAAGCCGCCGAAGCACTTGATGTGCTTGAGACCTTCGGCGCATTCTTCGGTGATGAAGTACCTGACGACATGGTTGAGCGGAACGAGATCATTAACTCCTGGGCGAGCGATAGTCCTCAGAGTCGAGCATGTGAAAGTGTGGACACGATTCTGAGACCGTACATCGAACCTCTTGAACAGAAGTTGGAAGCATACGTCATCGAGCAGGGTTTTGATCCAGAGTACTAG